A window of Mangifera indica cultivar Alphonso chromosome 13, CATAS_Mindica_2.1, whole genome shotgun sequence contains these coding sequences:
- the LOC123194577 gene encoding endonuclease V, whose product MEKISANTEGDEADASLEKKMDPAEAAVNNWLEVQDSLKERLITEDDFNWKLPRSHSKSIDSKEEVLLKYVGGVDISFSKEDPSVACGCLVVLDIQTLQLVYEDYSIHNLQVPYVPGFLAFREAPLLLQLLENMKMKDNPFYPQVLVVDGNGLLHPRGFGLACHLGVLANLPTIGIGKNLHHVDGLTHTTVRQLLEARENSDADIITLKGRTGFVWGVAMRSTPDKLKPIFISVGHRISLDTAVQIIKMTCKYRVPEPIRQADVRSRDYLQKRWMGH is encoded by the exons ATGGAAAAGATATCTGCAAATACAGAAGGAGATGAAGCAGATGCATCACTGGAGAAGAAGATGGATCCTGCTGAAGCTGCAGTCAACAACTGGCTAGA GGTTCAAGATTCGCTAAAAGAGAGGCTGATAACAGAGGACGATTTCAATTGGAAACTACCCAGATCCCATTCCAAATCCATTGATTCAAAAGAAGAAGTGTTGTTGAAGTATGTTGGTGGGGTTGATATCAGCTTCTCAAAGGAAGACCCATCTGTTGCATGTGGATGCCTCGTTGTATTGGACATTCAAACTCTGCAACTTGTTTATGAGGACTACTCTATCCACAACCTTCAAGTTCCTTATGTCCCCGGTTTCCTTGCTTTCCGTGAG GCTCCACTTCTTTTACAGCTTCTGGAAAACATGAAAATGAAGGATAATCCTTTCTATCCACAG GTATTAGTGGTTGATGGAAATGGGTTACTCCATCCTCGAG GTTTTGGCCTGGCTTGTCATCTAGGTGTTCTGGCTAATCTCCCAACAATTGGAATCGGAAAGAAT CTACACCATGTGGATGGTCTTACTCATACCACAGTAAGGCAACTACTTGAAGCAAGAGAAAACAGTGATGCTGATATTATTACTTTGAAAGGAAGAACTGGATTCGTATGGGGAGTG GCAATGAGATCAACTCCAGATAAATTGAAACCGATATTTATTTCAGTTGGTCACCGCATATCACTTGATACTGCAGTGCAGATTATTAAAATGACTTGCAAGTATCGTGTACCAGAGCCTATCAGGCAG GCTGACGTAAGATCAAGAGACTATCTCCAAAAGCGTTGGATGGGACATTAG
- the LOC123194576 gene encoding glucan endo-1,3-beta-glucosidase 5: protein MGSIRNSKRYVGFVAGWWWLLLLYLHGYSVNGIGVNWGTQASHPLPASTVVRMLKDNGFDKVKLFDADSRILNALSNSGIQVMVGIPNDMLFSLANSVQAAEDWVAQNVSSHVSSNSVDIRYVAVGNEPFLSTYNGSFLNTTLPALQNIQAALIKAGLSTRVKVTIPLNADVYQSQSDRPSDGDFRSDIHDLMVQIVQFLSDNGAPFTVNIYPFISLYDDPNFPINYAFFDSNSSATTTINDGGRVYTNVFEANYDTLVWALQKNGYGNLSIIVGEIGWPTDGDKNANLNYAQRFNQGFMSFINSGEGTPMRSGALDAYLFSLIDEDAKSIQPGNFERHWGLFYFDGTPKYQLNLGTDNSNGLVAAKDVHYLAQKWCIMSPSANLDDPQVAPSVSYACANADCTSLGYGTSCSNLDARGNISYAFNSYYQINNQLDSACQFPNLSIVTTSNPSVGDCQFRIMIQTTSASVGRRIVVSITTHTALVVLVFLILLTMM from the exons ATGGGTTCAATCAGAAATAGCAAAAGATACGTGGGTTTTGTAGCTGGGTGGTGgtggttgttgttgttgtaCTTACATGGTTATTCAGTGAATGGAATCGGAGTAAATTGGGGAACTCAGGCGAGTCATCCTTTGCCGGCTTCGACGGTGGTAAGGATGCTAAAAGATAATGGGTTTGACAAGGTTAAGTTATTCGATGCTGATTCCAGGATTTTGAATGCGCTTTCCAATTCCGGAATTCAAGTGATGGTGGGTATCCCTAATGACATGCTTTTCTCTCTTGCCAATAGTGTCCAGGCAGCTGAAGATTGGGTTGCTCAGAATGTTTCCTCTCATGTCTCTTCCAATTCTGTTGACATCAG gTATGTTGCTGTTGGAAATGAACCATTTCTTTCAACTTACAATGGAAGTTTCCTTAACACAACTCTTCCTGCTCTTCAAAATATCCAGGCAGCTCTTATAAAAGCTGGCTTGAGCACTCGGGTGAAAGTCACTATTCCTTTAAATGCTGATGTTTACCAAAGTCAATCAGATCGCCCTTCTGATGGTGACTTTCGGTCAGATATTCATGATCTCATGGTGCAGATTGTTCAGTTTTTAAGTGACAATGGAGCTCCTTTTACTGTAAACATATACCCCTTCATAAGCCTTTATGACGACCCCAATTTTCCGATTAACTATGCCTTCTTCGATAGCAACAGTTCTGCTACAACTACTATAAATGATGGTGGAAGAGTGTATACAAATGTGTTTGAAGCTAACTATGATACCCTCGTATGGGCTTTACAGAAAAATGGATATGGTAATTTGTCAATAATTGTTGGGGAAATTGGATGGCCTACTGATGGAGACAAAAATGCAAATCTCAATTATGCCCAACGCTTCAACCAAGGGTTTATGTCTTTCATCAATAGTGGAGAAGGAACCCCAATGAGATCAGGTGCCTTGGATGCCTATTTATTTAGTCTTATTGATGAAGATGCCAAAAGCATTCAACCAGGTAACTTTGAACGCCATTGGGGTTTATTTTACTTTGATGGAACACCCAAGTACCAGCTTAACCTTGGAACAGACAACTCCAATGGTTTGGTAGCTGCAAAGGATGTACATTATCTTGCCCAAAAATGGTGCATCATGTCACCTTCTGCAAATCTTGATGACCCACAAGTTGCACCTAGTGTGAGCTATGCCTGTGCCAATGCTGATTGCACAAGTCTTGGCTATGGAACTTCCTGCAGCAATTTGGACGCCCGTGGAAACATTTCGTATGCGTTTAACAGTTACTACCAGATAAATAACCAACTTGATAGTGCCTGCCAGTTTCCTAATCTTTCCATTGTCACCACCAGCAATCCATCAGTTGGAGATTGCCAATTTAGGATCATGATTCAAACCACTAGTGCAAGTGTCGGGCGGAGGATAGTTGTTTCCATAACAACGCATACTGCTCTGGTGGTGTTGGTGTTTCTGATTTTGCTTACAATGATGTAA
- the LOC123194578 gene encoding DDB1- and CUL4-associated factor homolog 1 — protein MEEGSSSQGHSENPAAHEEEETTKKEEEELMAKAQRLMEKITSSADNPNPKLLHALASLFEIQESLFLQENGFSTSNAHSARASHNIGRLGNILRENDDFFELISSKFLSESRYSTSVQAAAARLLLSCSITWIYPHVFEEPIVENIKNWVMDETARFSGEDRNLRHGSGKRDALDSEMLRTYSTGLLVLCLTVTGGGQVVIEDVLTSGLSAKLMHYLRIRVLGETGTGQKDASHLTDSRNTSVATSLRGREEGRGRVRQVLGASHSDDQRATDERSLDDQGVERDQDRDTGRQTCVEECRIDDRELPDGSAEGVDMCEVNTDGEERWNGCEGKTKFGDFDEGGRGDSSKHRPNRGWARSRGKSRIHEGAMESEQVLTSPGSGSRLGQGRSVRDKSFSRTSDLKKVPDARKDSGKNSSDSLIVERDDSDDCFQGCRVGSKDIFDLVKKAVRAAEDEARAANAPVEAIKAAGDAAAEVVKSAALEEFRTSNDEEAAFSAASRAASTVIDAANAVEVSRNLSNTDTESVSVSVIETEVIEDVEEYFIPDVETLAQLREKYCIQCLETLGEYMEVLGPVLHEKGVDVCLALLHRSCKSEEPSKVTKILPDVMKLICALAAHRKFAALFVDRGGIQKLLAVPRINLTFFGLSSCLFTIGSLQGIMERVCALPSDVVCQVVELAIYLFECTQELARKNAALFFAAAFVFRAVIDAFDAQDGLQKLLGLLNDAASVRSGGNSGALGLSGSTSLRSDRSPPEVLTSSEKQIAYHTCVALRQYFRAHLLLLVDSIRPNKSNRNAPRNVPNVRAAYKPLDISNEAIDAVFLQLQKDRKLGPAFVRTRWPAVDRFLSSNGHITMLELCQAPPVERYLHDLLQYALGVLHIVTLVPNSRKMIVNATLSNNHSGIAVILDAANVTSSYVDPEIIQPALNILINLVCPPPSISNKPALLSQGQQSVSGQPSNGSSMENRDRNAERNISERAVYMPSQSDLRERNGESSVLDRGAATNTLSTLGSSQTSLPTPTSGLVGDRRISLGAGAGSAGLAAQLEQGYRQAREAVRANNGIKVLLHLLQPRIYSPPAALDCLRALACRVLLGLARDDTIAHILTKLQVGKKLSELIRDSGSQIFGTDQGRWQAELSQVAIELIAVVTNSGRASTLAATDAATPTLRRIERAAIAAATPITYHSRELLLLMHEHLQASGLGATAAALLKEAQLTPLPSLAAPSSLAHQTSMQETSSTQLQWPSGRTPGGFLADKFKFTARDEDISSKCDSSMSSKKKQLVFSPSFSLQCRNQPESDDCQTPAFRKVHSSSKQSSAAPSVLEVPSESMTKRVLDTDSQFKTPIVLPMKRKLSELKDTGLVLSGKRLNSGDYGLRSPVCLTPNSLRKSCLLNDVQGFCSPFSNLRDQHGRSTPSSLTDYLDDNQYGNYHVGQSTPSSQLGLLNDSQSSNSERLTLDSLVVQYLKHQHRQCPAPITTLPPLSLLHPHVCPEPKRSLDAPLNVTARLGTREYKSMYSGIHRNRRDRQFVYSRFRPWRTCRDDAGALLTCITFLGDSSHIAVGSHTKELKIFDTNSGNVLESCISHQGPLTLVQSHLSAETHLLLSSSSQDVRLWDASSISGGPMHSFEGCKAARFSNSGSIFAALPMETSQRGILLYDIQTCQLELKLSDTPANSTGRGNAYSQIHFSPSDTMLLWNGVLWDRRNSVPVHRFDQFTDYGGGGFHPAGNEVIINSEVWDLRKFRLLRSVPSLDQTTITFNARGDVIYAMLRRNLEDMMSAVHTRRVKHPLFAAFRTVDAINYSDIATIPVDRCVLDFATEPTDSNVGLITMDDQEEMVSSARIYEIGRRRPTDDDSDPDDAESDEEEEDEDDDGDMDPLLGPGPDLDGDGDDLSNSDDDDDDDDSVSELDDDEDGDFIMDDGGGILEIVTEGDEEDDSQFIESLSSGDDEEGFISF, from the exons ATGGAAGAAGGATCATCGAGCCAAGGGCATAGTGAAAATCCTGCAGCtcatgaagaagaagagacgacgaagaaagaagaggaagagttgATGGCAAAGGCACAGAGACTCATGGAAAAGATTACTTCCTCAGCTGATAACCCTAATCCCAAACTTCTCCATGCCCTTGCCTCTCTGTTCGAGATCCAGGAATCACT GTTCTTGCAAGAGAATGGTTTTTCCACAAGTAATGCTCATTCCGCGCGAGCTTCTCATAACATTGGACGCCTTGGCAACATACTTAGG GAGAATGATGATTTTTTTGAACTGATATCATCCAAGTTTTTATCTGAAAGTAGATATTCGACCTCCGTCCAGGCAGCTGCTGCACGTCTTCTATTAAGCTGTTCTATCACGTGGATT TATCCTCATGTTTTCGAAGAACCCATTGTGGAGAACATAAAAAATTGGGTGATGGATGAGACTGCCCGGTTCTCTGGTGAAGATCGTAACTTGAGGCATGGAAGTGGCAAAAGGGATGCTTTAGATTCTGAAATGTTGAGAACTTATTCAACTGGGCTTCTTGTTTTGTGTTTGACGGTGACGGG cGGTGGTCAAGTGGTGATTGAAGATGTGTTGACATCTGGATTGTCTGCAAAGCTTATGCATTATCTGCGCATACGTGTCCTTGGGGAGACTGGTACAGGTCAAAAAGATGCTAGCCATTTAACTGACAGTAGGAATACCTCTGTTGCTACTTCCTTAAGAGGTAGAGAAGAAGGTAGGGGTAGAGTCCGGCAGGTTCTTGGGGCAAGCCATTCTGATGACCAAAGAGCAACTGATGAGCGATCTTTAGATGATCAAGGTGTTGAAAGGGATCAGGACAGAGATACTGGTAGACAGACATGTGTGGAAGAGTGCAGGATTGATGACAGAGAACTACCTGATGGGTCAGCGGAGGGGGTTGATATGTGTGAGGTCAATACTGATGGTGAGGAAAGATGGAATGGTTGTGAGGGGAAGACAaaatttggtgattttgatGAAGGTGGTAGAGGTGACTCCTCAAAGCATAGGCCAAATCGTGGATGGGCAAGATCTAGAGGAAAGAGTAGGATTCATGAAGGGGCTATGGAGAGTGAACAAGTTTTGACATCTCCAGGATCTGGTAGTCGCCTAGGACAGGGACGGAGTGTAAGAGATAAGAGTTTCTCAAGAACTTCAGACTTGAAAAAAGTACCAGATGCTAGGAAGGATTCAGGAAAAAACAGTTCTGACAGTTTGATTGTGGAGAGAGATGATAGCGATGACTGCTTCCAGGGATGCAGAGTAGGAAGTAAAGACATTTTTGATTTAGTAAAGAAAGCAGTTAGGGCTGCTGAGGATGAAGCTAGAGCAGCAAATGCTCCTGTAGAAGCCATCAAAGCAGCTGGTGATGCAGCTGCTGAAGTTGTCAAGAGTGCAGCTCTAGAG GAATTTAGAACTTCCAACGATGAAGAAGCTGCTTTTTCGGCTGCTTCCAGAGCTGCATCTACTGTTATCGACGCTGCTAATGCAGTTGAAGTTTCAAG GAACCTTAGCAACACTGATACTGAGTCAGTGAGTGTAAGTGTCATAGAAACAGAAGTAATTGAGGATGTTGAAGAATATTTCATCCCTGATGTCGAAACCCTTGCACAGTTGAGGGAAAAATACTGCATTCAGTGCCTTGAGACATTAGGTGAATACATGGAAGTTCTGGGTCCTGTGTTACATGAAAAGGGAGTGGATGTCTGTCTTGCACTATTGCATCGGAGTTGCAAATCTGAGGAACCCTCTAAGGTTACAAAAATTTTACCTGATGTAATGAAGCTAATTTGTGCTTTGGCTGCTCACCGAAAATTCGCTGCACTGTTTGTGGATCGAGGTGGCATACAAAAATTGCTTGCTGTGCCAAGAATCAATCTGACCTTTTTTGGTCTTTCTTCATGTTTATTTACTATAGGATCTCTTCAG GGTATAATGGAACGTGTATGTGCGCTTCCTTCTGATGTTGTCTGCCAGGTGGTTGAGTTAGCTATTTACCTTTTTGAGTGTACCCAGGAACTAGCCAGGAAAAATGCAGCCTTATTTTTTGCTGCTGCATTTGTCTTCAGAGCAGTTATTGATGCTTTTGATGCTCAGGATGGCTTGCAGAAATTACTGGGCCTTTTAAATGATGCTGCCTCTGTAAGATCTGGAGGTAATTCTGGGGCTTTAGGCCTTTCTGGTTCAACATCACTTCGAAGTGATCGATCACCACCTGAAGTACTGACATCCTCAGAGAAGCAGATAGCTTATCACACCTGTGTTGCTTTGCGACAATATTTCAGAGCACATCTCCTTTTGCTTGTTGATTCCATTCGTCCTAATAAAAGTAATCGAAATGCACCCCGGAATGTTCCAAATGTAAGGGCTGCCTACAAGCCACTTGACATTAGTAATGAAGCAATAGATGCAGTTTTTCTACAGTTACAGAAAGATCGGAAGCTAGGCCCTGCATTTGTTAGAACTCGTTGGCCTGCTGTTGACAGGTTTTTAAGTTCTAATGGACATATTACCATGTTGGAATTGTGTCAG GCCCCTCCTGTTGAGCGTTATTTGCATGACTTGCTTCAGTATGCATTGGGTGTTCTGCACATTGTTACATTGGTACCTAACAGCCGCAAGATGATAGTAAATGCCACACTGAGTAACAATCATTCTGGTATAGCAGTCATTTTGGATGCGGCAAATGTAACTAGTAGTTATGTGGACCCTGAG ATCATACAGCCAGCACTGAACATACTAATCAATCTTGTGTGTCCTCCACCTTCAATCAGCAATAAGCCAGCTTTACTTTCACAAGGTCAACAGTCTGTTTCTGGTCAACCCTCAAATGGTTCATCCATGGAGAACAGAGATAGGAATGCAGAACGTAATATTTCAGAAAGAGCTGTTTACATGCCCAGCCAGAGTGACTTAAGAGAGCGTAATGGGGAATCTAGTGTGCTAGATAGAGGTGCTGCTACAAACACACTGTCCACTCTTGGCAGTTCACAGACATCTTTACCCACACCAACATCAGGATTAGTTGGGGATCGTAGGATATCTTTAGGTGCCGGAGCAGGTAGTGCAGGTCTTGCTGCACAGCTGGAACAAGGATATCGTCAAGCAAGGGAGGCTGTCCGTGCTAACAATGGCATAAAGGTACTTCTACATCTCCTGCAGCCACGCATTTATTCTCCACCTGCTGCTCTGGACTGTCTTCGAGCTCTTGCATGTCGAGTCCTGCTTGGCTTGGCCAGAGACGATACAATTGCGCACATATTGACTAAGCTTCAG GTCGGGAAAAAGTTATCAGAACTTATTCGAGATTCGGGTAGCCAGATTTTTGGAACTGATCAAGGCAGATGGCAGGCTGAACTTTCTCAGGTGGCGATCGAGCTTATTGCG GTTGTAACAAATTCAGGGCGTGCAAGTACATTAGCAGCTACTGATGCTGCTACCCCTACTTTAAGGCGCATTGAAAGAGCAGCCATAGCTGCTGCCACCCCCATTACTTACCATTCCag ggaACTTCTACTTCTTATGCATGAACACCTTCAGGCATCTGGTTTGGGTGCAACAGCTGCTGCACTGCTGAAAGAGGCTCAGTTGACACCTTTGCCCTCATTGGCAGCCCCATCATCTCTTGCACATCAAACCTCAATGCAAGAAACCTCATCAACACAACTTCAGTGGCCTTCTGGTCGTACTCCTGGAGGATTTCTTgctgataaatttaaatttactgcACGTGATGAGGATATTAGTTCGAAGTGTGATTCAAGTATGTCTTCAAAGAAGAAGCAGCTGGTTTTCTCTCCTTCTTTCAGTTTACAGTGTAGAAATCAGCCTGAGTCTGATGATTGCCAAACACCAGCATTTAGAAAAGTGCACAGTAGTTCTAAACAGTCTTCTGCAGCTCCAAGTGTATTAGAAGTTCCATCTGAATCTATGACAAAAAGGGTTCTTGATACAGATTCTCAATTTAAGACTCCAATTGTTCTGCCTATGAAACGGAAATTATCAGAGTTAAAGGATACTGGATTGGTGTTGTCTGGAAAGCGACTCAACTCTGGTGATTATGGACTTAGGTCTCCAGTCTGTCTAACACCTAATTCTCTCCGTAAAAGCTGTCTTCTTAATGATGTTCAGGGTTTTTGTTCCCCGTTTTCTAATCTAAGGGATCAACATGGTCGATCAACACCAAGTAGTTTGACCGATTATTTGGATGACAACCAATATGGCAATTACCATGTGGGACAATCAACACCTTCCTCCCAACTTGGACTTCTTAATGATTCCCAGTCCAGCAATTCAGAACGGTTAACTCTAGACTCTCTTGTTGTTCAATATCTGAAGCACCAGCATCGGCAATGTCCAGCTCCTATAACTACTCTTCCACCACTTTCTCTCCTACATCCTCATGTCTGTCCTGAGCCAAAGCGGAGCCTTGATGCTCCATTAAATGTTACGGCCCGGCTTGGTACACGTGAGTACAAAAGTATGTACAGTGGAATCCACAGAAACCGTAGAGATCGTCAATTTGTTTACAGCAGATTCAGGCCATGGCGAACATGCCGGGATGATGCTGGTGCCCTTTTGACATGTATAACGTTTCTTGGAGACTCATCTCATATTGCAGTTGGTAGCCACACTAAGGAGCTCAAAATTTTTGACACCAACAGTGGCAATGTGCTAGAGAGCTGCATAAGCCACCAGGGGCCTTTGACTCTTGTCCAGTCACATCTTTCAGCTGAGACCCATCTTTTGCTTTCATCGAGCTCCCAGGATGTGCGGTTGTGGGATGCCTCTTCAATCTCAGGTGGGCCAATGCATTCATTTGAGGGGTGTAAGGCAGCAAGATTTAGCAATTCTGGGAGCATTTTTGCAGCCTTACCTATGGAGACTTCCCAACGGGGAATTCTCCTTTATGATATTCAAACCTGCCAATTGGAATTGAAACTGTCTGACACACCTGCCAATTCCACTGGTCGGGGCAATGCATATTCACAGATACACTTCAGTCCTTCAGACACAATGCTTCTCTGGAATGGAGTGTTATGGGACCGCCGGAATTCTGTACCTGTCCATCGTTTTGATCAGTTCACAGATTATGGGGGTGGTGGTTTTCATCCCGCTGGGAATGAG GTTATTATTAACTCTGAGGTCTGGGATCTTCGGAAGTTTAGGCTCCTCCGAAGTGTACCATCCTTAGACCAAACAACAATAACCTTCAATGCCCGTGGGGACGTAATTTATGCCATGCTGAGGAGAAATCTTGAGGACATGATGTCAGCAGTTCACACCCGACGAGTTAAGCACCCTCTGTTTGCGGCATTTCGCACAGTGGATGCCATCAACTACTCTGACATAGCCACTATACCAGTTGATCGTTGTGTCCTTGACTTCGCAACGGAACCGACAGATTCAAATGTTGGATTGATCACAATGGATGACCAAGAAGAGATGGTTTCCTCAGCCAGGATTTATGAAATTGGTCGCCGAAGGCCAACTGATGATGACTCAGATCCTGATGATGCTGAGAGTGATGAGGAAGAGGAGGATGAGGACGACGATGGTGATATGGACCCTTTACTTGGGCCAGGCCCGGATCTAGATGGGGATGGTGATGATTTGAGCAAcagtgatgatgatgacgatgacGATGATAGTGTGAGTGAgcttgatgatgatgaagatggagATTTTATCATGGACGATGGAGGTGGAATTTTGGAGATTGTGACCGAAGGTGATGAAGAGGACGATAGTCAGTTCATTGAATCCCTCAGTAGCGGGGATGATGAAGAGGGTTTTATCAGCTTCTAA